A portion of the Paucilactobacillus hokkaidonensis JCM 18461 genome contains these proteins:
- a CDS encoding ROK family transcriptional regulator, translating to MIINKDIMRDNNERSVLQAVVNHGPISRNEISKLLGLNKVTVSDIVGNFIDRQLVLSSGESHSSSTSGRKPELVEYNSSYGSVINFTISGHELEMLVTKFDGRTLEYSMTEINKLPIKDIISKMEELIDQLPQFDVVNGLQAISIAIFGVVYNGEIIISPFIDFEDFDLVRHFKDRYSVPVILENEANLAALFEQDFSKQELQNIISIGIHEGIGAGIIINTRLYTGNYGQAGEIGRIISREDNQDRKQLAKLPSFNSQWSQQALIAKAALIKKDPSYSLQMFVADYNAADEEITNLLEQFCYHLAIVTSDLIAAYDPQMIFFNSPLIDAIPEILKNIQMKLSFIPLVPPLVMSKDVKTATLLGGASMAIHRVLHMEGTRLIFHH from the coding sequence ATGATTATTAATAAAGACATTATGCGAGACAATAATGAACGCTCTGTATTACAAGCAGTTGTAAATCATGGACCAATTTCTCGTAATGAAATTTCTAAACTATTGGGGCTTAATAAAGTGACGGTATCTGATATTGTTGGTAATTTTATTGATCGACAATTGGTATTAAGCTCAGGTGAATCACATTCTTCTAGCACCAGTGGGCGTAAGCCTGAATTAGTGGAATATAATTCATCCTATGGTTCAGTAATTAACTTTACGATTTCTGGTCATGAGTTGGAGATGCTGGTGACTAAGTTTGATGGGCGAACGTTGGAATATAGCATGACGGAGATTAATAAGCTACCGATTAAGGATATCATTTCAAAAATGGAGGAATTAATCGATCAATTACCTCAATTTGATGTAGTTAATGGACTACAAGCAATTTCGATTGCAATATTTGGTGTGGTTTACAATGGAGAGATTATTATCTCTCCTTTTATTGATTTTGAGGATTTTGATTTAGTTCGTCATTTCAAGGACCGCTATTCAGTACCGGTGATATTGGAAAATGAAGCTAATTTAGCAGCCCTTTTTGAACAAGATTTTAGTAAACAAGAGTTACAAAACATTATTTCAATTGGTATTCATGAAGGTATCGGTGCTGGAATTATCATTAATACGCGCCTGTACACTGGAAATTATGGTCAGGCCGGTGAAATTGGTCGCATCATTAGTCGCGAAGACAATCAGGATAGAAAGCAGCTTGCTAAGTTGCCGAGTTTTAATTCTCAGTGGTCGCAACAAGCATTAATCGCTAAAGCGGCTTTGATAAAAAAAGATCCATCGTATTCACTTCAAATGTTTGTAGCGGACTACAATGCAGCTGATGAAGAAATTACCAATTTGCTGGAACAATTTTGTTATCATTTGGCAATTGTTACGAGTGATTTGATTGCTGCATATGATCCGCAAATGATATTTTTCAACTCACCACTAATTGATGCGATTCCAGAAATATTAAAAAATATTCAGATGAAATTATCATTTATTCCGTTGGTGCCACCATTGGTTATGTCAAAGGATGTTAAAACAGCCACTCTTTTGGGTGGTGCATCGATGGCAATCCATCGGGTGCTGCATATGGAAGGGACTCGATTGATTTTTCATCATTAA
- a CDS encoding glycoside-pentoside-hexuronide (GPH):cation symporter: MSQNATETTDPAPKPVKNMVPWNERFSYSLSDFACNLSFQMVGTYLMIFYTDTFGISAAAVGTLFLVARVVDAFDGPFWGIMIDYTHTKWGKSRPYWLWFSIPFAIFCVLVFTTPNLGLTGKLIWAYVTYIGVDIMYSAVNIPITSILPSLTSSPQERVVLSTIRQFMGTAGAAIITGITLGMVAFFGKGSTTSARGWFIWALIVGVIVVIIFGIVFKNTKERVQTKSSRKSIPIKKSLRALRRNWPWAIIIFINFIYWLGMQTRSQVTVYFFKYNMHNTALASIVLSLQFVSLIAVVLTPMTSKWIGKRNTMLGGMILAVAGQLLLSVGAGHLSIPIIIVATIIGYLGTGYVSGLIAVMLADAVDYGEWKNGVRAEGIVTSFSSFSAKFGMGIGGVITGWILSGTGYVANHAQDATALHGIELNYIWVPLIGFALSGIALAFYHVDGIEKQMLSDLAVKHAKENEEDAEAAEENTK; encoded by the coding sequence ATGAGTCAAAATGCTACAGAAACCACTGATCCGGCTCCAAAGCCAGTCAAAAATATGGTTCCTTGGAACGAACGATTTTCATATAGTTTAAGTGATTTTGCCTGTAACCTGTCATTCCAAATGGTTGGAACTTATTTAATGATCTTCTATACCGATACATTTGGAATTAGTGCAGCTGCAGTCGGAACCCTGTTTTTAGTTGCCCGGGTCGTCGATGCTTTCGATGGACCATTTTGGGGAATTATGATTGATTATACTCATACTAAATGGGGAAAAAGCCGACCGTACTGGTTATGGTTTTCAATTCCGTTTGCCATTTTCTGTGTGTTGGTCTTTACAACGCCAAATCTTGGATTAACAGGTAAGTTAATTTGGGCATATGTTACATATATTGGTGTTGATATTATGTATTCAGCTGTTAATATTCCGATTACTTCGATTTTGCCATCATTAACGAGCAGCCCACAAGAACGGGTTGTTTTATCAACTATTCGTCAGTTCATGGGAACAGCTGGTGCAGCAATTATTACTGGAATTACATTAGGTATGGTTGCTTTCTTTGGTAAAGGTTCAACAACGAGTGCCCGTGGCTGGTTTATTTGGGCTTTGATTGTTGGTGTTATCGTTGTCATAATTTTTGGAATTGTCTTTAAAAATACTAAAGAACGGGTTCAGACAAAGAGTTCACGTAAGTCGATTCCAATTAAGAAATCACTGAGAGCCTTACGTCGTAACTGGCCTTGGGCAATTATTATCTTTATCAACTTTATTTATTGGTTGGGAATGCAAACTCGGTCACAAGTTACAGTTTATTTCTTTAAATACAATATGCATAATACTGCGTTAGCTTCAATAGTACTAAGTCTCCAATTTGTTTCATTGATTGCGGTTGTATTAACGCCAATGACATCTAAATGGATTGGTAAACGAAACACAATGCTTGGTGGTATGATTTTAGCGGTTGCTGGTCAATTACTATTGAGTGTTGGTGCAGGACATCTAAGTATTCCTATTATTATCGTAGCTACAATTATTGGGTACCTAGGTACTGGTTATGTGTCAGGCTTGATTGCTGTTATGTTAGCTGACGCTGTTGATTATGGTGAGTGGAAAAACGGTGTCCGTGCCGAAGGAATCGTTACTTCATTCTCAAGTTTCAGTGCTAAGTTTGGAATGGGTATTGGTGGTGTAATCACAGGTTGGATTCTTTCCGGTACTGGTTATGTTGCTAACCACGCTCAAGATGCTACAGCTTTACACGGAATTGAGTTAAACTATATCTGGGTACCACTAATTGGATTTGCTCTTTCTGGAATTGCCTTGGCATTTTACCATGTCGATGGGATTGAAAAGCAAATGCTTAGTGATTTAGCAGTTAAGCACGCTAAGGAAAACGAAGAGGATGCAGAAGCTGCAGAGGAAAACACCAAGTAA